The Methylocaldum marinum genome includes the window AGAAAAGAGTCCTCATTTAAGGTTTTTTAGCATTATGGCAGAATCAGCAAAGCTCGAACTGGAAGGAAAACAGTTCGAAATTCCCGTCGTCACCGGTACGGAGAATGAAAAAGGGCTGGACATCACCCGGCTCCAGGCATCGACCGGCTACATCACGGTCGATCCCGGTTACGCCAATACCGGCTCGTGCACATCCGCCATTACCTACATCGACGGCGACAAAGGCATTCTTCGCTACCGCGGGATCGATATCGCCGAGCTCTGCGAAAAATCGACCTTCATGGAAGTCTGCTACCTGCTCATATACGGCGAACTGCCGAATGCCGAGCAATACGCGAAATTCAAGGACAAGGTCCTGTTTCATTCGCTAATACATGAGGACATGAAGAGCTTCTTCACCTCGTATCCGGGCCACGCCCATCCCATGGCCATTCTTTCCGCCATGGTCTGCTCGCTCTCGGTTTATCATCCGGAGCTCCTAAAGCCGGATCAGTCGCCGAACGAGCGGGACCAAACCATTACCCGCCTTCTGTCCAAGGTGCGTGTTCTCGCCGCTTTTGCCTACAAGCGGTCGGTGGGCGAAGCGTTTGTTTACAGCCGTCCCGAGCTGGACTACCTCTCCAATTTCCTGCACATGATGTTCACGACGCCGGTCAAACTGTACGAACCGGACGAGGTAACCCGCAGGGCGCTGGACGTCTTATTCATCCTGCATGCCGACCACGAGCAGAATTGTTCGACCTCGACCGTCCGCATGGTCGGATCATCCAAGGCCAATTTGTTTGCTTCCATTTCGGCCGGTATCTGTGCCTTGTGGGGTCCGCTGCACGGCGGCGCCAACCAGGCGGTCATCGAAATGCTGGAGGAGATCGCGGCCGACGGCGGGAACTACAAGAAGTTCATCGACAAGGCCAAGGACAAGAACGATCCGTTCCGGCTCATGGGGTTCGGACACCGGATCTACAAGAACTATGATCCCCGCGCGCAGATTATCAAGAAGCATTGCGACGAAGTGCTCGGAAAACTCGGCATACACGACCCCATCCTGGAAATCGCCAAAGGCCTCGAAGAAGTGGCGCTTACGGATCCCTATTTCATCGAGCGCAAGCTTTATCCCA containing:
- a CDS encoding citrate synthase; this encodes MAESAKLELEGKQFEIPVVTGTENEKGLDITRLQASTGYITVDPGYANTGSCTSAITYIDGDKGILRYRGIDIAELCEKSTFMEVCYLLIYGELPNAEQYAKFKDKVLFHSLIHEDMKSFFTSYPGHAHPMAILSAMVCSLSVYHPELLKPDQSPNERDQTITRLLSKVRVLAAFAYKRSVGEAFVYSRPELDYLSNFLHMMFTTPVKLYEPDEVTRRALDVLFILHADHEQNCSTSTVRMVGSSKANLFASISAGICALWGPLHGGANQAVIEMLEEIAADGGNYKKFIDKAKDKNDPFRLMGFGHRIYKNYDPRAQIIKKHCDEVLGKLGIHDPILEIAKGLEEVALTDPYFIERKLYPNVDFYSGILYRAMRIPTNMFTVMFALGRLPGWIAHWKEMIEEPGMRIARPRQIYIGERQRSYKTIQDR